The following is a genomic window from Parabacteroides johnsonii DSM 18315.
GGACGATATCGTAACAGTTAAAGACGGTTACGGACGTAACTTTCTAATCCCCACGGGTAAAGCAGTTATCGCATCTGAGTCTGCAAAGAAAGTATTAGCTGAAAACTTGAAGCAACGCGCTCATAAGTTGGCTAAGATCAAAGAAGATGCTCAGGCTTTGGCTGCTAAGTTGGAAGGCGTTGCCCTGACAATCGGTGCTAAGACAAGCTCAACAGGTACAATCTTCGGTTCTGTAACGAACATCCAGGTTGCTGATGCATTGGCAAAAGCCGGTTTCGAAGTAGATCGTAAGATTATCTATATCAAGGAATCTGTTAAGGAAGTCGGTAATTACAAAGCTATCTTGAAACTTCACAAAGAAGTATCGGTAGAAATTCCTTTTGAAGTAGTTTCTGAGTAATCCTACTGGATATATAAATAAAAAGGGCGATTCTTTGTGAATTGCCCTTTTTTTATTTTAGATCAGCCCAGTTTAACTCATCAAAAAACATTACATTTGTCCCGAATTTGCAAGAAATTTTTAAAGTGGCAAAAAGAACTTTTCTATATATCAATTTAGTAGTAGCCCTGTTTTTTGTTTTACCTGTGTTGCAGGCAAAAGAAAAGACGTTTACAGTGGTGATCGATGCCGGGCATGGGGGAAAAGACCCTGGTGCACGTGGTTCGTCCATCAATGAAAAGGCTATTAATCTGGCGGTAGCCCTCAAACTCGGTAGCCTGATATCAGAAAAGCACAATGATGTGAAAGTCATTTATACGCGCAAAACGGATGTCTTCATCGAATTGGATGAGCGGGCGAATATCGCCAACCGGAATAAGGCGGACTTGTTTATTTCCATTCATACAAATGCGGTGAAGAGGGGCAGTGCGGTATCGGGAACGGAAACTTATACATTAGGTCTGGCACGTACGGACGAGAATCTGGAAGTGGCCATGCGCGAAAACTCAGCGATCCTTTTGGAAGATAATTATCTGCAGAAGTATGAAGGTTTTGATCCGACTTCTTCCGAATCGTATATTATTTTCGAATTTATGCAGAATAAGCATATGGAACA
Proteins encoded in this region:
- the rplI gene encoding 50S ribosomal protein L9, yielding MQVILKEDVINLGYKDDIVTVKDGYGRNFLIPTGKAVIASESAKKVLAENLKQRAHKLAKIKEDAQALAAKLEGVALTIGAKTSSTGTIFGSVTNIQVADALAKAGFEVDRKIIYIKESVKEVGNYKAILKLHKEVSVEIPFEVVSE